One bacterium genomic region harbors:
- a CDS encoding glycosyltransferase, translating to MRIVLVNKFWFPKGGSERYTFLLKDLLERNGHEVIPFAMEDERNWPTAWSEHFMPHVDFWEAEDALPNQTGALEKLSRVLWSKDAAKRFGALLDAAKPDIVHLQNFAHQISPSILPECTKRGIPTVWTLHDYKAMCPNYRMYTKGSPCERCQGGKYWNAVRFNCMGSLGASAAVALEMTLHHTVLDVYGKHLSAVVAPSRFMAEQLDAWGWEGRAEVIPNFVIPETDSEGWSPGDRGAVLFLGRLTEEKGIEDFIDAAARLPGVPFVVIGDGPLGTSVKTRAAQIQNLRWLGQLERHEVATELARATLLCVPSRWYENAPYSILEAMAAGVPVIAANIGGLPELVRDGETGVLVPPRDPATLAKTIAKVYGDPMTRAAYRTAALRVISEDYGPTRHYERLSALYRDLAR from the coding sequence ATGCGGATCGTCCTCGTCAATAAGTTCTGGTTCCCGAAAGGCGGGAGCGAACGGTACACGTTTCTCCTCAAGGACCTCCTCGAGCGGAACGGGCATGAGGTCATCCCGTTCGCGATGGAGGATGAGCGCAACTGGCCTACTGCGTGGTCGGAGCACTTCATGCCCCACGTGGACTTCTGGGAGGCGGAGGATGCGCTGCCCAATCAAACCGGCGCACTCGAGAAGCTCTCGCGCGTGCTCTGGAGTAAGGATGCCGCGAAACGCTTTGGCGCGCTCCTCGATGCAGCCAAGCCGGACATCGTGCATCTCCAGAATTTCGCGCATCAGATTTCGCCGTCCATTTTGCCAGAGTGCACGAAGCGCGGGATTCCTACGGTGTGGACGCTCCACGACTACAAGGCGATGTGTCCGAACTATCGCATGTACACGAAAGGATCACCGTGTGAGCGATGTCAGGGCGGAAAGTATTGGAACGCGGTGCGGTTCAACTGCATGGGTTCGCTTGGCGCGTCGGCTGCGGTCGCACTCGAAATGACGCTCCACCACACCGTGCTCGACGTGTACGGCAAGCACCTCTCCGCGGTGGTCGCACCAAGTCGGTTCATGGCGGAGCAGCTTGACGCATGGGGGTGGGAGGGGCGAGCGGAGGTGATTCCCAACTTCGTGATCCCAGAGACCGACAGCGAAGGGTGGAGCCCGGGCGACCGCGGAGCGGTACTCTTCCTCGGGCGGCTGACGGAGGAGAAGGGGATTGAGGATTTCATTGATGCGGCGGCGCGTCTCCCGGGTGTCCCCTTTGTGGTGATCGGGGACGGACCGCTCGGTACATCGGTAAAAACACGAGCGGCACAGATTCAGAATCTCCGGTGGTTGGGTCAGCTCGAGCGACACGAGGTGGCCACGGAGCTCGCGCGCGCGACGCTGCTCTGCGTGCCGTCGCGGTGGTACGAGAACGCACCCTACAGCATCCTCGAGGCCATGGCAGCCGGTGTTCCCGTGATTGCCGCGAACATCGGAGGTTTGCCCGAGCTCGTGCGCGACGGTGAGACGGGAGTACTCGTGCCGCCCCGCGATCCCGCGACGCTTGCCAAGACGATCGCGAAGGTGTACGGTGATCCGATGACGCGAGCGGCGTACCGCACCGCGGCGCTCCGTGTGATCAGTGAGGACTATGGACCAACACGGCACTACGAACGACTCTCCGCGCTCTACCGCGACCTCGCACGGTGA
- a CDS encoding M48 family metalloprotease has protein sequence MQRRLLGLEGLVLAIIGTGCGATMSQSIPRASHDYALQERVAQVGARLLAAAGHADSATWHFSVYDDPQLGAVVSESGSIAVEAGLARRLFNDELAAVIAHEASHVLLAHANRRFMAWFLTQLAVSGTTVGLSVATDMPVWAGILTFFGLEIASIYPNAGYARSLESDADEYGLRLLCGAGFPSDAMTRMLEKVQAYFADVPGMGEGTSALASHPETALRIARIQSLAPQYCTR, from the coding sequence ATGCAGCGACGCTTGTTGGGGCTCGAAGGACTTGTACTCGCCATCATCGGAACCGGCTGCGGCGCGACGATGTCGCAAAGCATTCCGCGTGCAAGCCATGACTACGCGCTCCAGGAGCGCGTCGCACAAGTAGGTGCACGGCTCCTCGCCGCGGCCGGACATGCGGACTCCGCGACGTGGCACTTCTCCGTCTACGATGACCCTCAGCTCGGCGCGGTCGTCTCGGAGTCCGGCTCCATCGCCGTGGAGGCGGGCCTCGCACGACGGTTGTTCAACGACGAGCTCGCGGCGGTCATCGCGCACGAGGCCTCGCATGTACTCCTCGCGCATGCGAATCGTCGGTTCATGGCGTGGTTCTTGACCCAGCTCGCAGTGAGCGGGACAACGGTCGGCCTGAGTGTTGCCACGGATATGCCAGTGTGGGCTGGCATCCTCACCTTCTTCGGCCTCGAAATCGCCTCGATCTACCCGAACGCCGGATACGCGCGGTCGCTCGAGAGCGACGCGGACGAGTACGGCCTCCGACTCCTCTGCGGCGCAGGGTTCCCGAGCGATGCGATGACACGAATGCTCGAGAAAGTACAGGCCTACTTCGCCGACGTGCCCGGCATGGGCGAAGGGACGAGCGCGCTCGCGTCGCATCCGGAAACCGCGCTCCGCATCGCGCGCATCCAATCACTCGCACCGCAGTACTGCACGCGGTGA
- a CDS encoding radical SAM protein, which yields MFSAPLTTKIKALYARVSRGRAFGSPALPKDAVIAVTYLCNSRCTMCDFWKETRQPTVTLADYAKLPSSLRDINISGGEPTLHPQLVEIVRTLRTACPKAQMTISTNGFMTKHIVKRVSEIMAFYPAIAVRISIDGVGDMHEEIRRIPQGYDKCIATLRALKEIGVMNLGIAYTMTNENVDHLHRLYDVARAEGVQFTCALMHSSEFYFGGKANVRERSRVDAIARAFTTLADRELATWSPKRWARAYFAHGLAVLAAEGRQLLPTRAGEDFFFLDPWGTVVPSVMHPNVLGTIGAHATFASLWKSEQAQRARDTVRKHPQPSWLICTARTAIKRHPVRLIAWVLRRKFAILTPGFLKASHGTAHT from the coding sequence ATGTTTTCAGCACCATTGACCACAAAAATCAAGGCATTGTACGCACGCGTTTCCCGCGGGCGGGCGTTTGGTTCCCCGGCGTTGCCGAAGGATGCGGTCATCGCCGTGACGTACCTTTGCAATTCGCGGTGTACGATGTGCGACTTCTGGAAGGAGACGCGCCAGCCGACGGTGACGCTCGCCGACTACGCGAAGCTCCCGTCGTCGCTGCGCGACATCAACATCTCGGGTGGCGAGCCAACACTCCATCCGCAGCTCGTGGAGATCGTGCGGACGCTCCGTACTGCGTGTCCGAAGGCGCAGATGACCATCTCGACGAACGGCTTCATGACGAAGCACATCGTCAAGCGCGTGTCGGAGATCATGGCGTTCTATCCGGCCATCGCGGTGCGCATCTCGATTGACGGGGTGGGGGACATGCACGAGGAGATTCGTCGCATCCCGCAGGGCTACGACAAGTGCATCGCGACGCTCCGCGCGCTCAAGGAGATTGGTGTCATGAACCTCGGCATCGCGTACACGATGACGAACGAGAACGTGGACCACCTCCACCGGCTCTACGACGTCGCGCGCGCGGAGGGTGTCCAGTTCACCTGCGCGCTCATGCACTCCTCGGAGTTCTACTTCGGCGGTAAGGCGAACGTCCGCGAGCGCAGCCGCGTTGATGCGATTGCCCGCGCGTTCACGACGCTCGCCGATCGCGAGCTTGCGACGTGGAGCCCCAAGCGCTGGGCGCGCGCGTACTTCGCGCACGGCCTCGCGGTGCTTGCCGCGGAGGGTCGTCAGCTCCTGCCAACGCGCGCAGGCGAGGATTTCTTCTTCCTCGATCCGTGGGGCACCGTTGTCCCGTCCGTCATGCACCCCAATGTCCTCGGGACTATCGGGGCGCACGCGACGTTCGCATCGCTGTGGAAGAGTGAGCAGGCGCAGCGTGCGCGTGACACCGTGCGGAAGCACCCCCAGCCCTCCTGGCTCATCTGCACGGCACGTACCGCAATCAAGCGGCATCCCGTGCGCCTCATCGCTTGGGTCCTCCGTCGGAAGTTTGCTATACTGACTCCAGGGTTCCTCAAGGCGTCACATGGCACTGCACACACCTAG
- a CDS encoding O-antigen ligase family protein, giving the protein MALHTPSTWKQLATPAFLAGVAAVVIGASPLVAGAFVLVAAIALFAVRPMFGWCLVVLSYPFIYLQLFVGRTVNIPYVDAFALLVTIAIIVRFLVRFVQNGERPSIGALPGIVPFLCFLGAAALSLTNTEDILLGVKFLVRPVSFFYLMFIVLPLVIIDRPHRLFTTLRVMFVVGLLAAAMGVWSLVFPPTPGVFRRAVPIIIYGMTPLGTNHNLIAEVLVSVVPIGVLLAVFARGMVQRWYVVGTVLLALVTLLTFSRNGWLTLTVEGVVLLVAFARARGMYWKRIAGYAVPVLAAAMLAIGLFSLTTVAQSSNTNRIQLTRIALAQFAEHPIVGGGVGTFQEVVSRDRWYIADFGEPQEAHGLVQKLLAETGILGLVTFIWLLVALLAYVLRAYRAATVAPQWRLILLALLASAGGSIVFQLFNTSYFVSKLWLPIGIAVVAARLAQQRSALRA; this is encoded by the coding sequence ATGGCACTGCACACACCTAGCACATGGAAGCAGCTCGCAACCCCCGCATTCCTCGCGGGGGTTGCTGCGGTGGTAATCGGCGCGTCGCCGCTCGTCGCGGGCGCATTCGTGCTCGTTGCGGCCATCGCGCTCTTCGCCGTGCGACCGATGTTCGGGTGGTGCCTCGTCGTCCTCAGCTACCCGTTCATCTACCTCCAGCTCTTCGTCGGTCGCACCGTAAACATTCCATACGTGGATGCGTTCGCGCTGCTTGTCACCATCGCAATCATCGTGCGATTCCTCGTGCGGTTTGTGCAAAACGGCGAGCGTCCGAGCATCGGTGCACTGCCCGGTATCGTGCCGTTCCTCTGCTTCCTCGGTGCTGCGGCACTCTCGCTCACGAATACGGAGGACATCCTGCTCGGCGTCAAGTTCCTCGTGCGTCCCGTGTCGTTCTTCTACCTCATGTTCATCGTGCTGCCGCTCGTCATTATTGACCGTCCGCACCGCCTCTTCACCACGCTGCGCGTGATGTTCGTCGTGGGACTCCTCGCTGCGGCGATGGGGGTGTGGTCACTCGTCTTCCCACCTACGCCCGGCGTGTTCCGGCGTGCGGTGCCGATCATCATCTACGGGATGACACCGCTCGGGACGAACCACAACCTCATCGCGGAGGTCCTCGTGAGCGTTGTACCCATCGGCGTGCTTCTCGCGGTGTTCGCGCGCGGCATGGTGCAGCGGTGGTACGTCGTGGGGACGGTGCTCCTCGCGCTCGTCACGCTCCTCACGTTCTCGCGCAACGGCTGGCTCACGCTCACCGTCGAGGGTGTCGTGCTCCTCGTTGCGTTCGCTCGCGCGCGCGGCATGTACTGGAAGCGGATCGCGGGGTATGCGGTGCCCGTCCTCGCAGCCGCGATGCTCGCCATCGGGCTCTTCTCGCTCACGACGGTCGCGCAGAGCTCAAACACGAACCGCATCCAGCTCACGCGCATCGCGCTCGCGCAGTTCGCGGAGCACCCGATCGTGGGGGGAGGGGTTGGAACGTTCCAGGAGGTCGTCTCCCGCGACCGGTGGTACATCGCGGATTTTGGTGAGCCGCAGGAGGCCCATGGGTTGGTGCAGAAGCTCCTCGCGGAGACCGGAATCCTGGGACTCGTCACCTTTATCTGGCTCCTCGTCGCGCTCCTCGCGTACGTCCTCCGCGCGTACCGCGCCGCGACCGTCGCGCCGCAGTGGCGGCTCATCCTCCTCGCGCTCCTCGCGAGCGCGGGCGGGTCCATCGTCTTCCAGCTCTTCAATACGAGCTACTTTGTCTCCAAGCTCTGGCTCCCCATCGGCATCGCCGTCGTCGCCGCTCGTCTCGCGCAGCAGCGGAGTGCGCTCCGTGCGTAG
- a CDS encoding glycosyltransferase: MIRLVHILTSFDIGGAEQLVLDIVRRLDRKRFDVRVIAVVRGGPLRAEFHEAGIPTDVVGKRTTIGLEAIRHLTADLRTPTPHIVHTHLFGGDTWGRIAAFRAGVPHVVSTEHNVNLDEGPVKRMVKRRLAQRTDRIIAVSDAVRAHSVRVDRIPLERFVIIPNGVDTKRFHPVAERPRDGARLLSVGRLVPQKGHDVLLEAFVLLRDASPRMHLTIVGDGSQRHELEALARTFRITDRVRFLGMQRDLPVHYQRADILVLPSRWEGFGIAAIEASACGIPVIASGVGGLREAIVDGETGILVPPEDPKALADAIRDLADDRPRRMFLGHAGRRHVERTFTIERVVERYEELYASLLRER, translated from the coding sequence ATGATCCGCCTCGTCCACATCCTCACGTCGTTCGACATCGGTGGTGCCGAGCAGCTCGTGCTCGACATCGTGCGTCGTTTGGATCGGAAGCGGTTCGATGTGCGGGTGATCGCGGTCGTGCGCGGTGGGCCGCTCCGTGCGGAGTTCCATGAGGCGGGCATCCCGACGGATGTCGTGGGCAAGCGGACGACGATCGGTCTCGAGGCGATCCGCCACCTCACCGCCGACCTCCGGACCCCTACACCACACATCGTGCACACGCACCTCTTTGGTGGCGACACGTGGGGGCGCATCGCGGCATTCCGCGCGGGCGTTCCGCATGTGGTGTCCACGGAGCATAACGTCAATCTCGATGAGGGGCCGGTGAAGCGCATGGTGAAGCGTCGGCTCGCGCAGCGGACCGATCGCATCATCGCGGTCTCCGATGCGGTACGCGCGCACAGCGTCCGCGTGGATCGCATTCCGCTCGAGCGGTTCGTCATCATCCCGAACGGCGTTGACACGAAGCGGTTCCATCCCGTCGCCGAGCGACCGCGCGATGGCGCGCGACTCCTGAGCGTCGGGCGGCTCGTGCCGCAGAAGGGGCATGACGTGCTCCTCGAGGCGTTCGTGCTCCTCCGCGATGCTTCCCCGCGCATGCACCTCACAATTGTCGGTGACGGCTCGCAACGTCATGAGCTCGAAGCACTTGCTCGCACGTTCCGCATCACCGATCGCGTGCGCTTCCTCGGCATGCAGCGCGACCTCCCCGTCCACTACCAGCGCGCAGATATCCTCGTCCTGCCATCGCGATGGGAGGGGTTTGGCATTGCGGCGATCGAGGCATCCGCGTGCGGCATCCCCGTCATCGCATCCGGCGTCGGTGGCCTCCGCGAAGCGATCGTGGATGGGGAGACGGGCATCCTCGTTCCTCCCGAAGACCCCAAAGCACTCGCCGATGCCATTCGCGATCTCGCGGACGACCGGCCGCGTCGCATGTTCCTCGGCCACGCTGGCCGTCGCCACGTCGAACGCACGTTCACCATCGAGCGGGTCGTGGAACGGTATGAGGAACTCTACGCATCGCTCCTGCGCGAGCGGTGA